A DNA window from Thalassospiraceae bacterium LMO-JJ14 contains the following coding sequences:
- a CDS encoding NADH-quinone oxidoreductase subunit A, with protein sequence MEGLLSEYLPILVFLGIATAIACIAVLGSFIVAPQRPDAEKSSAYECGFEAFEDARHKFDVRFYLVAILFIIFDLEVAFLFPWAISLGNIGVFGFWSMMVFLGILTIGFIYEWRKGALEWE encoded by the coding sequence TTGGAAGGCTTATTAAGCGAGTATCTTCCGATCCTGGTTTTTCTGGGGATCGCCACCGCCATCGCCTGCATCGCGGTTTTGGGGTCATTTATCGTCGCACCGCAGCGTCCTGACGCCGAGAAATCTTCCGCTTATGAATGTGGCTTCGAAGCTTTCGAGGATGCGCGTCACAAGTTCGACGTACGTTTTTATCTGGTGGCGATCCTGTTCATCATCTTTGATCTCGAGGTTGCATTCCTGTTCCCGTGGGCGATTTCGCTGGGCAACATCGGCGTTTTCGGCTTCTGGTCGATGATGGTTTTCCTCGGAATCCTGACCATCGGATTCATTTACGAATGGCGTAAAGGAGCGCTCGAATGGGAGTAA